One Myotis daubentonii chromosome 12, mMyoDau2.1, whole genome shotgun sequence genomic region harbors:
- the ERLEC1 gene encoding endoplasmic reticulum lectin 1 isoform X5, translated as MVKWKGHQPRSQEAEEEEKDYKGPNPRELLEPLFKQSSCSYRIESYWTYEVCHGKHIRQYHEEKESGQKVNIHEYYLGNMLAKTLLPEKEQEAEEKEKSKEIPTKNIEGQMTPYYPVGMGNGTPCSLKQNRPRSSTVMYICHPESKHEILSVAEVTTCEYEVVILTPLLCNHPKYRFRASPVNDIFCQSLPGSPFKPLTLRQLEQQEEILRVPFRRNKEEDLQSTKEERFPAVHKPIAVGSQPMLTVGTTHISKLTDDQLIKEFLSGSYCFHGGVGWWKYEFCYGKHVHQYHEDKDSGKTSVVVGTWNQEEHIEWAKKNTARAYHLLDDGTQTVRMVSHFYGNGDICDITDKPRQVTVKLKCKESDSPHAVTVYMLEPHSCQYILGVESPVICKILDTADENGLLSLPN; from the exons ATGGTAAAATGGAAAGGACATCAgcctaggagccaggaggctgAG gaagaagaaaaggattaTAAAGGTCCTAATCCAAGAGAGCTACTGGAGCCACTATTTAAACAAAGCAGTTGTTCCTACAGA ATTGAGTCTTATTGGACTTATGAAGTATGTCATGGAAAACATATTCGGCAGTACcatgaagagaaagaaagtggTCAG aaagtaaatattCACGAGTACTACCTTGGGAATATGTTGGCTAAGACTCTTCTACCTGAAAAAG AACAAGaagcagaagaaaaggaaaaatcaaaagAG attccCACTAAAAATATCGAAGGTCAGATGACACCCTATTATCCTGTGGGAATGGGAAATGGTACACCTTGTAGTTTGAAACAGAACCGGCCCAGATCAAGTACTGTGATGTACATATGTCATCCTGAATCTAAGCATGAAATTCTTTCAGTAGCCGAAGTTACAACTTGTGAATATGAAGTTGTCATTTTGACACCACTCTTGTGCAATCATCCTAAATATAG ATTCCGAGCATCTCCTGTGAATGACATATTTTGCCAATCACTGCCAGGATCACCATTTAAGCCCCTCACCCTGAGACAGTTGGAACAGCAGGAAGAAATTCTAAGGGTGCCTTTCAGGAGAAATAAAGAG GAAGATTTGCAATCAACAAAAGAAGAGAGATTTCCAGCAGTCCACAAACCCATTGCTGTTGGTTCTCAGCCTATGCTCACTGTTGGAACAACACACATATCCAAACTGACAGATGACCAACTTATAAAAGAGTTCCTTAGTGGTTCTTACTGCTTTCACGGG gGTGTTGGTTGGTGGAAATATGAATTCTGCTATGGCAAACATGTCCATCAATACCATGAG GACAAGGatagtgggaaaacttctgtggtTGTCGGGACATGGAACCAAGAAGAGCATATTGAATGGGCTAAGAAGAACACTGCTAGAGCCTATCACCTTCTAGACGATGGTACCCAGACAGTCAG GATGGTGTCACATTTTTACGGGAATGGAGATATTTGTGATATTACTGACAAACCAAGACAGGTGACTGTAAAACTAAA GTGTAAAGAATCAGATTCTCCGCATGCTGTTACTGTGTATATGCTAGAGCCTCACTCCTGTCAGTATATCCTTGGg GTTGAATCTCCAGTGATCTGTAAAATCTTAGATACTGCAGATGAAAACGGACTTCTTTCTCTCCCCAACTAA